The Streptomyces sp. 11x1 genomic sequence CTCATCCACCGCCACCCCCATGTCTTCGGCGACGCCACGGCCACCACCCCGGAGGAGGTCAAGGCGCACTGGCTGCGCACGAAGGCGATAGAGAAACGCCGGGAGTCCGTGACCGACGGCATCCCCCTGGGCCAGCCCGGCCTCGCCCTCGCCGCCAAGCTCGCCTCCCGCGTCCGCACCGCCGGCCTCGCCGTCCCGCCGCCCCAGGGCCACGGCATCGGCTACGAACTCCTCACCCTCGCCGCCCGAGCCGAGGCCGAGGGAATCGACCCCGAAGCGGCCCTGCGGGCAGCGTCCCGCGCCTACCGCGACGCGATCCGAACCGCGGAGGGCCTGGACACGGACTGACATGCCCCGGAGCGACGAAACTCCCGACCTGCTGTGGGACGAGGTGAAGGAGAACTTCGACCCCGAACTGATGGGCGCCTTACCGGACCTGCACGTCCCGAACACCTCGGCACGGCACTGGCAGGCGCTCCTCGATCTCGTCGCACACAGGGGCTGGCAGCACGAGTACCTGGAAGGCACCGCGCCCCTGGCCGTGCCGAGCGCCGCCCGCGCACTCGCGCGACCGCCCGGCGCCGAATGCCCCCAGCTGAGGGTGTGGCCGACGGAGGGCATACTCGCGATCTTCCGATTCCTCTCGGACGAGCAGATCGACTTCGACGTGGACCTGCGGGAGATCCAGGGCCAGGACCGGCTCGACGCGTTCTGTGGGTTTCTGTGTGACCTCGGCCGCCACCTCGGCAAGCCGGTCGTGATGTGCCCGGAGGGGGCGTACGACCACCCGGTGCTCGGGTTCGACCCCGCGCTTGACCGCGTCCGCGTGCTGGGTGACTGAGGCCCCTCGACCCCCGCGGGGCGCGCGGACGACAAGACCCTGGCCGGGAGGGAGGTCGCCCGGGGCGCCCGCTACCGTCGACGGGTGACCGAGCAGCCCGTACCCAACCCCACCGGCACTCCCGCGGCGCCCCCCGCGCCCGACCTGTTCACCTGGGAGTTCGCCACCGATCCCTACCCGGCGTACGCCTGGCTCCGGGAGCACGCGCCGGTCCACCGGACCCGGCTGCCCAGCGGTGTGGAGGCCTGGCTGGTCACCCGCTACACCGACGCCAAGCAGGCCCTCGCCGACGCGCGCCTGTCGAAGAACCCCGCGCACCACGCCGAGCCCGCCCACGCCAAGGGGAAGACCGGCATCCCCGGTGAGCGCAAGGCCGAGCTGATGACCCATCTGCTCAACATCGATCCGCCGGACCACACGCGGCTCCGCCGCCTCGTCTCCAAGGCGTTCACACCCCGCCGCGTCGCCGAATTCGCCCCGCGGGTCCAGGAGATGACCGACCAGCTCATCGACCGCTTCGCGGAGACGGGCGAAGCCGACCTCATCCACGACTTCGCCTTCCCCCTGCCCATCCACGCCATCTGCGACCTGCTCGGCGTCCCCCGCGAGGACCAGGACGACTTCCGGGACTGGGCGGGCATGATGATCCGGCACGGCGGCGGCCCGAGGGGCGGTGTCGCGCGCTCGGTCAAGAAGATGCGCGGCTATCTCGCCGACCTCATCCACCGAAAGCGGGAAGCCCTCACCGCGCACCCCGCCCCCGGCGAGGACCTCATCTCCGGCCTCATCCGCGCCTCCGACCACGGCGAGCACCTCACCGAGAACGAGGCCGCGGCGATGGCGTTCATCCTGCTCTTCGCCGGCTTCGAGACGACCGTCAACCTCATCGGCAACGGCACCTACGCCCTGCTCACCCACCCCGAGCAGCGCTCCCGCCTCCAGACCTCCCTCGCCGCGGGGGAGACCGCGCTGCTCGAGACCGGCGTCGAGGAACTCCTGCGCTACGACGGCCCCGTGGAACTCGCCACCTGGCGCTTCGCGACCCACCCCCTCACCGTCGGCGGGCAGGACATCGCCCCGGGCGACCCCGTCCTCGTCGTCCTCGCGGCCGCCGACCGCGACCCGGCCCGCTTCGAGGACCCCGACACCCTCGACCTCTCCCGCCGTGACAACCAGCACCTCGGTTACGGCCACGGCATCCACTACTGTCTCGGCGCCCCCCTCGCCCGCCTCGAAGGCCAGACCGCGCTGGCGACGCTCCTCACCCGTCTCCCCGACCTTCGACTCGCGGTGGATTCAGCCGATTTGAGATGGCGAGGAGGGCTCATCATGCGGGGATTGCGCACGCTTCCGGTGCAATTCGCCCCGCAGGGGCGGTTCGTGGGTGGCGCGTGAACGGTACGTAGTAGTACCCGGGCAGCCCGTAGCCCTATCGCATTCCATGGCGAAAAGTGACACTCGCTCAACTCTGTGATCTCCACGTGATCTGCGCTGCATTAACTTGTGACAACTGATCGACTGCGGCTACGTTCACACGTCAGTGCGAAGGGGTCATCACACCCTTCACACCGGTCACTGCTGTCGTGTGAAAGGCAACCGCATGCTCTCCGGGAACGGTCGTCACCGTCGCCCCCGTCAGGCGCCCGCCCTCCTCGTCGCGGCCGGAGTGACCGGCTCGGCCATCGCGATCCCCCTGCTCGGCGCCACCGGCGCGAGCGCGGCCAGCGGAACCACCTGGGATCAGGTGGCGGAGTGCGAGAGTGGTGGCTCCTGGAGCGCCGACACCGGGAACGGGCGCTACGGCGGCCTCCAGCTCACTCAGGCGAACTGGGAGAAGTACGGCGGCCTCGACTACGCGACCAGCGCCGACCAGGCCAGCCGTTCGCAGCAGATAGCCGTCGCCGAGAAGGTGCTCGCCGACCAGGGCGTCGATGTCTGGGCCACGTGCGGTCTGCTGCACAACCTCGGCGGCGACTCCGGTTCGGCCGACGTGGACACGGGCGTCGCGGACGACTCGGCGAAGTCGGGTGATTCCTCCGAGTCTTCCAATTCCACCGATTCATCCGACTCATCCGACTCATCCGACTCATCCGATTCTTCGGATTCTTCGGATTCGTCAGGTTCGTCCACTTCGGCCGGGAAGGCCGACGGCTCCGACTCGGCCGGCTCGACCTCCGGCGGCGCCGACGGTTCTGCCAGGGCCGAGGCCGGCACGGACGACTCTGCGAACTCCGAGGGTGCAAAATCGGGCAAGTCGTCACAGGGTGAGAGCTCTTCGGCCGATGAGAGCGAGGCCGGCACCGGCCGCCACCGCGGCGCCAGCGCCGACGAGAGTGCCTCCGCCGACGCGGAGGCCGCCACGGACGCGGCCGCGGGCTCCCGTGCCGCCGACCCCGCCCCCTCCGGCCGTCACGCCTCCCGTGGCGGCGACACGGCGCGGGCGGCCGCGGACGGCGCGTACACGGTCCGTGCGGGCGACAGTCTGACGCGGATCGCCGACTCGCTGGACCTGGCCGGCGGGTGGCGCGGGCTGTACGCCGAGAACGAGGGCACGGTCGGAACTGACCCGGACCTCATCCTTCCCGGTCAGACCCTCGAAGTCGGTGCCGAAACGGGCGAAAAGTAGCGAGAGTTCGGGTCACCGTTCGCCCCTGAATGCCCGTTTTGATCTCCGTGGGAGATGAATCACAGATCCCCTGATCGTCTTTGAAATTCGGGCAATCACCTGTTTACGGTCGTGACCGCTCGCCACAGCGGGCCCCTGCGGTCGGTACGCCGAATCCTGCCAACGGCCGCAAGGAACAGTCGTCGCGTCAAGCGCCGTAGGCAGGAGCGGGGGACCCAAGGTAAGTGCCGGGTCCGGTGGTTGCGGCCCTTCGGGGCGTACGTCCGGAACCGGCTAGGGGTGAAGCCGTGCCACGTGAGCCGAGAGGCGAGCGGGCGCGGCCGGGCAACTCAACCGGCCCGAACCCGACAGCTCACCTCGCAGGCGTCGGTGAGGGGATCTCTCCATGCTGTTTTCCAGCAAGGGCAAGCACCGCCGTCCGTCCAAGGCCGCTCGTGCCGTCGCCGTCGCCGGTGTCACCGGCGCCGCCGCCATCGCCGCCCCGCTGATGGCCGCCGGCAGCGCCTCCGCCGCCACCGCCTCCGAGTGGGACGCCGTCGCCCAGTGCGAGTCCGGCGGCAACTGGTCCATCAACACCGGCAACGGTTACTACGGCGGCCTGCAGTTCGCGGCCTCCACCTGGGCCGGCTACGGCGGTACGCAGTACGCCTCCACCGCCGACCAGGCGACCAAGGCCCAGCAGATCGCGATCGCCGAGAAGGTCCTCGCGGGCCAGGGCAAGGGTGCCTGGCCGGTCTGCGGCAAGGGCCTGTCCAGCGCCTCGTACGACGGCGCCGCCGCCTCCTCGAACTCCGGTTCCTCGCAGAAGAGCACCCAGGAGAGCAGCAAGAAGAGCACCGAGGACACCCGCGCCTCCCGTTCCTCCGAGCGCGCCACCGTCGAGACCCCGACCGGCAAGAAGGTCAAGAAGGGTGACGGCGAGTACAAGGTCGTCACCGGCGACACCCTCAGCGCCATCGCCGAGAAGAAGAACGTCAAGGGTGGCTGGGAGAAGCTCTTCGAGCTGAACAAGGACATCATCGACGATGCCGACTTCATCTACCCGGGCCAGCAGCTCCACCTGAGCTGACCCCCGGCGTAGGCGACGGCCACCGCACGCCTGCCGCCCCCACGGTCGCCCCTACGGCCGGGCAGGCGGGGCGGGTTCGGCCGGGCCGAGAAATCGGGCCGCTTCCCGGCTGAACCACAGCCCGCTCACATCCGTGTCCTCCATAGTGAAGACCTCGTGAGGGCCGTCCCCCCGTCCCCACGGGCTCCCCGCTCCGGTGCGCATTCCCCCGTACGCACCGGGGCGGGGTTTTTTCATGCGCGCGGCTCCTCCGGACCCTTCCCGTTCACTTTCTCGCCCACCCCCCTTTGTTCCGGGCGGAAACAATAGGTACCGTCTGTCTGTCCACGGGACGGTCGGTCGGCTGCCGACGCGCCCGGGGCGGTTAGGCTCTAGTCGCAAGGCCCGCGGGCCCCGCACTTCCGCGTCACATCCCATGAAGGAGATGCTCGTGCCGTCCATCGACGTCGTCGTAGCCCGGGAAATCCTCGACTCGCGAGGCAACCCCACCGTCGAGGTCGAGGTCGGCCTCGACGACGGCAGCACCGGTCGTGCCGCCGTTCCGTCCGGCGCCTCCACCGGTGCCTTCGAAGCCATCGAGCTCCGCGACGGCGACCCCAACCGCTACCTCGGCAAGGGCGTCGAGAAGGCCGTCCTCGCCGTGATCGAGCAGATCGGCCCGGAGCTCGTCGGCTACGACGCCACCGAGCAGCGCCTGATCGACCAGGCGATGTTCGACCTGGACGCCACCGACAACAAGGGCTCCCTCGGCGCCAACGCCATCCTCGGCGTCTCCCTCGCCGTCGCCCACGCCGCCTCCGAGGCCAGCGACCTGCCGCTCTTCCGCTACCTGGGCGGCCCGAACGCGCACCTGCTGCCCGTTCCGATGATGAACATCCTGAACGGCGGCTCGCACGCCGACTCCAACGTGGACATCCAGGAGTTCATGATCGCCCCCATTGGCGCGGAGTCCTTCTCCGAGGCCCTGCGTTGGGGCGCCGAGGTCTACCACACCCTCAAGAAGGTGCTGAAGACCAAGGGCCTGTCCACCGGCCTCGGCGACGAGGGCGGCTTCGCCCCGAACCTGGAGTCCAACCGCGCCGCCCTGGACCTCATCCTCGAGGCCATCAAGGAGGCCGGCTACACCCCCGGCGAGCAGATCGCCCTGGCGCTCGACGTCGCCGCCTCCGAGTTCTACAAGGACGGCGTCTACACCTTCGAGGGCAAGGAGCGCTCCGCCGCCGAGATGACCGAGTACTACGCCGACCTCGTCGCGTCGTACCCGCTCGTCTCCATCGAGGACCCGCTGTTCGAGGACGACTGGGCCGGCTGGAAGACCATCACCGACAAGCTGGGCGACAAGGTCCAGATCGTCGGCGACGACCTCTTCGTCACCAACCCCGAGCGCCTCGCCCGCGGTATCGAGGAGGGCTCCGCCAACGCCCTGCTGGTCAAGGTCAACCAGATCGGTTCGCTGACCGAGACCCTGGACGCCGTCGAGCTGGCCCAGCGCAACGGCTTCAAGTGCATGATGTCCCACCGCTCCGGCGAGACCGAGGACGTCACCATCGCCGACCTCGCCGTCGCCGTGAACTGCGGCCAGATCAAGACCGGCGCCCCGGCCCGCTCGGACCGCGTCGCCAAGTACAACCAGCTGCTGCGCATCGAGGAGATCCTCGACGACGCCGCGGTGTACGCCGGCCGCAGCGCCTTCCCCCGTTTCAAGGGCTGACGGCAACAGTAGGAAGCGTCGTACGTACGTCCCCGTACCGGTCCCGTACCGTGTGCGGGGACGTACGCGCGTGCGCGCGGGAGAA encodes the following:
- a CDS encoding cytochrome P450 produces the protein MTEQPVPNPTGTPAAPPAPDLFTWEFATDPYPAYAWLREHAPVHRTRLPSGVEAWLVTRYTDAKQALADARLSKNPAHHAEPAHAKGKTGIPGERKAELMTHLLNIDPPDHTRLRRLVSKAFTPRRVAEFAPRVQEMTDQLIDRFAETGEADLIHDFAFPLPIHAICDLLGVPREDQDDFRDWAGMMIRHGGGPRGGVARSVKKMRGYLADLIHRKREALTAHPAPGEDLISGLIRASDHGEHLTENEAAAMAFILLFAGFETTVNLIGNGTYALLTHPEQRSRLQTSLAAGETALLETGVEELLRYDGPVELATWRFATHPLTVGGQDIAPGDPVLVVLAAADRDPARFEDPDTLDLSRRDNQHLGYGHGIHYCLGAPLARLEGQTALATLLTRLPDLRLAVDSADLRWRGGLIMRGLRTLPVQFAPQGRFVGGA
- a CDS encoding transglycosylase family protein; the protein is MLSGNGRHRRPRQAPALLVAAGVTGSAIAIPLLGATGASAASGTTWDQVAECESGGSWSADTGNGRYGGLQLTQANWEKYGGLDYATSADQASRSQQIAVAEKVLADQGVDVWATCGLLHNLGGDSGSADVDTGVADDSAKSGDSSESSNSTDSSDSSDSSDSSDSSDSSDSSGSSTSAGKADGSDSAGSTSGGADGSARAEAGTDDSANSEGAKSGKSSQGESSSADESEAGTGRHRGASADESASADAEAATDAAAGSRAADPAPSGRHASRGGDTARAAADGAYTVRAGDSLTRIADSLDLAGGWRGLYAENEGTVGTDPDLILPGQTLEVGAETGEK
- a CDS encoding transglycosylase family protein produces the protein MLFSSKGKHRRPSKAARAVAVAGVTGAAAIAAPLMAAGSASAATASEWDAVAQCESGGNWSINTGNGYYGGLQFAASTWAGYGGTQYASTADQATKAQQIAIAEKVLAGQGKGAWPVCGKGLSSASYDGAAASSNSGSSQKSTQESSKKSTEDTRASRSSERATVETPTGKKVKKGDGEYKVVTGDTLSAIAEKKNVKGGWEKLFELNKDIIDDADFIYPGQQLHLS
- the eno gene encoding phosphopyruvate hydratase; this translates as MLVPSIDVVVAREILDSRGNPTVEVEVGLDDGSTGRAAVPSGASTGAFEAIELRDGDPNRYLGKGVEKAVLAVIEQIGPELVGYDATEQRLIDQAMFDLDATDNKGSLGANAILGVSLAVAHAASEASDLPLFRYLGGPNAHLLPVPMMNILNGGSHADSNVDIQEFMIAPIGAESFSEALRWGAEVYHTLKKVLKTKGLSTGLGDEGGFAPNLESNRAALDLILEAIKEAGYTPGEQIALALDVAASEFYKDGVYTFEGKERSAAEMTEYYADLVASYPLVSIEDPLFEDDWAGWKTITDKLGDKVQIVGDDLFVTNPERLARGIEEGSANALLVKVNQIGSLTETLDAVELAQRNGFKCMMSHRSGETEDVTIADLAVAVNCGQIKTGAPARSDRVAKYNQLLRIEEILDDAAVYAGRSAFPRFKG